One Candidatus Bathyarchaeota archaeon genomic region harbors:
- the pscS gene encoding O-phospho-L-seryl-tRNA:Cys-tRNA synthase yields MAKAQRLERYSRLENPYKTAIIVNPIMRGGIVPEAVQERLIEEGWMKVGYSICFDCLHGRSSLVSKPPVDEFLKDVAEFYGGSYAEHTFGCRSAQYAVMRTIREYANSSGEYASVVVADPFCHYTTLIAAELAGLNIVEAPQTGQPEYRVDPDGFRSKIEEVKKRFGKKPALLLVTHAEPYYGNLNPVEEVGKISEEYGIPYMVNAAYTGGVMPVNMKSIGADFLTISAHKSMASLGPLGFLIFSEEWVESVLRGSEIIAEGSGRSFRGKFPNFFGCSIGGVPLISAMYSFPYVVERVNRWDSELEKVNWFVREMEKIGGIFLEGERPHRHHLMHFEVPIIWEISKYHKRRGFFLAEEMMKRGIVGLQRGISRYMKISLYGLQWGEVEKVRDALQEIVEKYIKEFGIETGKISEKSAER; encoded by the coding sequence TTGGCTAAAGCTCAGAGGTTAGAGAGATATTCTAGGCTGGAAAATCCGTACAAAACAGCAATCATTGTGAATCCCATCATGAGGGGTGGCATCGTACCTGAAGCCGTACAAGAGAGACTCATTGAAGAAGGATGGATGAAGGTAGGCTACTCCATCTGCTTCGACTGTCTGCATGGAAGGTCAAGCTTGGTTTCGAAGCCTCCAGTCGACGAGTTCCTAAAGGATGTAGCAGAGTTCTATGGTGGATCATATGCAGAGCATACTTTTGGCTGCAGGTCGGCCCAATATGCCGTCATGAGGACTATACGCGAGTATGCTAACAGTTCTGGAGAGTACGCGAGTGTAGTTGTGGCGGACCCATTCTGCCATTACACAACGCTCATCGCCGCGGAGCTTGCGGGCCTAAATATAGTCGAAGCCCCCCAAACGGGTCAACCCGAATACCGCGTGGATCCAGATGGCTTCAGATCTAAGATCGAGGAGGTTAAGAAGAGGTTTGGGAAGAAACCTGCACTTCTCTTGGTCACGCATGCTGAGCCATACTATGGGAACCTGAATCCGGTCGAAGAGGTTGGCAAAATATCTGAAGAGTATGGCATACCATATATGGTTAACGCCGCCTACACGGGAGGCGTCATGCCAGTTAACATGAAAAGCATTGGAGCCGACTTCTTAACAATCTCAGCGCACAAGTCAATGGCGTCTCTCGGCCCACTCGGCTTCCTAATCTTTAGTGAAGAATGGGTTGAAAGTGTCTTAAGAGGATCCGAAATCATCGCTGAAGGAAGCGGCAGAAGCTTTAGAGGAAAGTTTCCCAATTTCTTCGGCTGCAGCATTGGCGGTGTTCCCCTCATCTCGGCAATGTACTCATTTCCATATGTTGTGGAGAGGGTTAATAGGTGGGATAGTGAGCTAGAGAAGGTGAACTGGTTTGTAAGAGAAATGGAGAAAATTGGAGGCATATTTCTAGAAGGGGAGAGACCGCATAGGCATCATCTTATGCATTTCGAGGTCCCGATCATCTGGGAGATCTCAAAATACCACAAGAGGCGAGGTTTCTTCCTGGCCGAAGAGATGATGAAGAGAGGGATAGTTGGTCTTCAAAGGGGGATAAGTAGATACATGAAAATATCTTTATATGGGCTGCAATGGGGCGAAGTTGAAAAAGTGAGAGATGCATTACAAGAGATAGTAGAAAAATACATAAAAGAATTCGGAATTGAAACTGGCAAGATTTCAGAAAAATCAGCAGAGAGATGA
- a CDS encoding glycosyltransferase family 4 protein: MAKVAIVYPLIIKGSGVGRVIYEISKRLCKEHKIDVYTFMCDLPISKDIGVFLYRKPIFQSYDSLLVSLTIKHLLNSTKLSKYDLIWIHSVPSTLSALRIRKMGIPILYTFHGIRTIRDFRMQIYRVIASITFPKMDCIVGVSRFVTEEARRYGGRALTIYNGCDLELFHPTWEDEGFILFSGVGGKHKGLEFAIIASRLARVPLKVTGGCPKDSKILAEKIGADVEFLGVISDDDLIKFYQRCSFLVSGSFHEAFGLNLLEAQACGKPVIARNCSAIPEVVRHGETGFLYNNMKELVSYIRLLWIDEDLRSRMGSSARKHAEKFSWDVTSSKYRKVINSLTTLR; encoded by the coding sequence ATGGCTAAGGTTGCTATTGTTTATCCACTCATCATTAAGGGTTCTGGTGTGGGAAGAGTAATTTATGAAATCTCGAAGCGCCTCTGCAAAGAGCACAAGATAGATGTTTATACGTTTATGTGCGATCTTCCTATCTCTAAAGATATCGGTGTTTTTCTTTACAGAAAGCCTATTTTTCAAAGCTATGATTCCTTACTGGTTTCCTTGACTATAAAACATCTTCTCAATTCTACGAAGCTCTCAAAGTATGACCTCATATGGATTCACTCGGTGCCTTCAACATTATCAGCGCTTAGGATTAGAAAAATGGGCATTCCAATCTTATACACATTTCATGGTATTAGAACGATTCGTGATTTTCGGATGCAAATATATAGGGTTATAGCGAGCATCACTTTTCCCAAAATGGACTGTATAGTAGGCGTTTCAAGGTTTGTTACCGAAGAGGCTAGGAGATATGGAGGGAGAGCTCTAACTATATATAATGGCTGCGATCTGGAGCTGTTTCATCCTACATGGGAGGATGAGGGATTCATTTTGTTCTCTGGGGTTGGCGGTAAACACAAGGGTTTAGAGTTCGCAATAATCGCGTCAAGGTTGGCTAGAGTCCCATTAAAGGTTACAGGAGGGTGCCCTAAGGACTCTAAAATATTGGCGGAAAAGATTGGCGCCGACGTAGAGTTTTTAGGGGTTATATCAGATGATGATCTGATAAAATTTTATCAACGGTGTTCATTCCTAGTTTCAGGCTCATTTCATGAAGCTTTTGGTCTTAATCTGCTGGAGGCTCAGGCATGCGGGAAGCCTGTTATCGCAAGGAATTGTTCAGCGATACCTGAGGTGGTTAGGCATGGGGAGACAGGCTTCCTGTACAATAATATGAAGGAACTAGTTAGTTACATAAGGTTGTTATGGATTGATGAAGATTTGCGTAGTAGGATGGGTTCGAGTGCCAGAAAGCATGCAGAGAAATTCTCTTGGGATGTTACATCATCCAAATATCGGAAAGTGATAAACAGTTTAACAACATTACGTTAG
- a CDS encoding 6-pyruvoyl-tetrahydropterin synthase-related protein: MGRQVAYDIFACILLFALSTTIIFYMYDEGVIPGGSDWPTHLSNIKLIADNLPNLPRWDPRMGLGSPFMHTYPPLSHIMIAFTSWAFKINLFDACKFHLIFILFVGSFSTYILGREISIGRFGSFSSGVLFMASYSLYDWIGLGSVPNITAVMFTPLALYGFLRAVRKNTAQDIFLAGLLYTPVLLSHLMNTFILGVLLIFTGLFLIVINPELLYISRGPMEPPRYTMRLPKVLFLSLLEALAISSWWYLPFLPDLMIYLETQARWGVIGVGPETGGLNLLRLFTPSIYYSGLGHTILSLASFSVPIIRIMRKQRIREIKTLPFIWFIICVVGGISPYLRIPIGLPIRFGPYLAQSMALLCGLFIEACKDFYEKSFRSRYGVFVALVLLLTCIVVQPIGEVSQFSMIKNATGGSLVDLLSAKMKKGERLATSTYNWINVFSDIWQTYGGMSNNEFSYKFWYFMFINKTAERLPFFAKNFNVKYFWGKPFDTPYLRQLNHGIYEIVNINSSLVESTEGKLLILYIGEEEYYTEYFFLAISQTESLDVLLVYGGKFLEDFDSAILRHFNIIYLSDLNYRNIQTFTSMLQDFLDSGGGIILESLEPGDIPPLFPVGKTSTIKATFNLTAASNNKIVSGINLASFSKSGLDAHIVYAQELRQGSDIILRDEDRPIIVGWNYSRGKVVWSGLNLPYLAMLQGNIEASKMLSQILRYVSSSPKNERAKFTFTLENERVTVNVKDATNETGIWVKISYDPRWTASMNGVGCKIIKAGPGTMLIFPMKSGDYTIELIYGKSLLEQIGETATVIGLLMIPASLLASKWKIPKGWTKTRHIGSSLSRQLGEQKL; this comes from the coding sequence TTGGGTAGACAGGTCGCATATGATATCTTTGCATGCATACTTCTATTCGCGTTGTCAACAACCATCATCTTCTACATGTATGATGAAGGCGTCATACCAGGAGGATCAGATTGGCCGACGCATCTCTCTAACATAAAACTCATTGCGGATAATCTGCCTAATCTTCCTAGATGGGATCCAAGAATGGGTCTTGGATCGCCCTTCATGCACACCTATCCTCCATTAAGCCATATTATGATCGCCTTCACATCTTGGGCATTTAAAATAAACCTTTTTGACGCTTGCAAATTTCATCTCATCTTTATATTATTTGTTGGCTCATTCTCCACGTACATACTAGGAAGGGAGATTAGTATTGGGAGATTTGGCTCTTTTTCTTCCGGAGTTCTGTTCATGGCTTCATATAGCCTCTATGATTGGATTGGGTTAGGTTCTGTTCCAAATATTACTGCCGTTATGTTTACGCCTCTAGCATTATATGGATTCTTGAGAGCGGTCAGAAAGAACACTGCCCAAGATATTTTTCTAGCCGGTTTACTTTATACGCCTGTGCTTCTGTCGCACCTTATGAACACTTTCATATTAGGTGTCTTATTGATTTTTACTGGACTCTTCCTCATAGTCATCAACCCTGAACTTCTCTACATATCTAGAGGGCCGATGGAGCCGCCGAGGTATACCATGCGCCTCCCAAAGGTGCTCTTTCTAAGTCTTCTAGAAGCCCTCGCCATATCTTCTTGGTGGTACTTGCCCTTTCTACCTGACCTAATGATCTATCTTGAGACGCAGGCAAGATGGGGGGTAATTGGTGTAGGACCTGAGACCGGGGGATTAAATCTTCTACGCCTGTTTACCCCTTCAATTTACTACTCTGGTTTAGGACACACGATCTTGTCATTGGCGTCGTTTTCTGTCCCAATTATAAGGATTATGAGAAAACAAAGGATTCGCGAAATCAAGACGCTACCCTTTATATGGTTTATAATATGTGTAGTTGGAGGGATTTCTCCATATTTGAGGATACCTATCGGTCTCCCAATAAGATTTGGTCCATATCTTGCTCAGTCAATGGCGTTGCTTTGCGGCCTTTTCATTGAGGCTTGCAAGGATTTTTATGAAAAATCATTTAGGTCAAGATACGGAGTATTCGTCGCACTGGTTTTGCTGCTCACTTGTATTGTTGTTCAACCTATTGGTGAGGTGTCGCAATTTAGTATGATAAAAAATGCTACAGGAGGCTCTTTAGTCGATTTATTATCTGCAAAAATGAAAAAAGGAGAGAGGCTTGCAACATCAACTTACAATTGGATAAACGTTTTTTCAGACATTTGGCAAACTTACGGCGGAATGTCGAATAATGAGTTCTCATACAAGTTCTGGTACTTCATGTTCATAAACAAGACAGCTGAGCGCCTACCATTCTTCGCAAAAAACTTTAACGTCAAGTACTTCTGGGGAAAACCATTTGATACTCCATATCTCAGGCAGCTTAACCATGGGATCTACGAAATCGTAAACATCAATTCCTCTCTCGTTGAGTCCACAGAGGGCAAACTACTTATACTATATATTGGAGAAGAAGAATACTATACAGAATATTTCTTTTTAGCCATATCTCAGACAGAATCACTTGACGTTCTCCTAGTTTACGGGGGGAAGTTTCTCGAGGACTTTGACTCGGCAATTCTACGTCACTTCAACATCATTTATCTATCAGACCTCAACTACAGAAATATACAAACTTTCACATCTATGCTTCAGGATTTCCTTGATTCAGGAGGCGGCATAATACTAGAATCTCTTGAGCCGGGCGATATCCCACCATTATTTCCGGTCGGCAAAACATCCACCATCAAGGCGACTTTTAATCTAACAGCAGCCAGTAACAATAAAATTGTAAGCGGCATCAACCTGGCCTCCTTCTCTAAATCTGGATTAGACGCCCATATTGTCTATGCTCAAGAGTTAAGGCAAGGCTCAGACATAATTCTAAGAGACGAAGACCGCCCAATTATCGTCGGATGGAATTATAGTCGTGGAAAAGTCGTATGGTCTGGATTGAACCTCCCATACCTGGCTATGTTGCAAGGCAATATCGAAGCCTCAAAAATGTTATCACAAATACTTAGATACGTATCCTCATCTCCCAAAAATGAACGGGCAAAATTTACTTTTACTCTCGAAAACGAACGGGTGACGGTCAACGTAAAAGATGCGACAAATGAGACTGGTATCTGGGTGAAGATAAGTTATGATCCCAGATGGACTGCAAGCATGAATGGTGTGGGTTGCAAAATAATTAAGGCCGGACCGGGAACAATGTTAATCTTTCCCATGAAAAGCGGCGATTACACTATAGAACTAATTTATGGAAAATCGCTTCTTGAACAAATTGGAGAAACAGCCACCGTTATTGGGCTACTGATGATACCGGCATCGCTCTTAGCCTCAAAGTGGAAAATCCCAAAAGGATGGACGAAGACAAGACATATTGGTTCGAGTCTGAGTCGACAATTAGGTGAACAAAAACTATAA
- a CDS encoding glycosyltransferase family 4 protein: MKIGVLTSGFHPDRLDARNRSVWEINSRLKKRGHEVTIITDTYVPSYERLGVKVYGLASKSSFGFFSDAQNIVRNLNLDLCHFYGSLSGAILFSHFFHDFSGTAIVGIYDNPLTINDMFNLTTQDLCWSSLSTLHSLLNSAIPSYLVSIHLRKIEKIILLGDDKRVDSKLLTKKTTIVPHGVDYYKFAQYNLKYAESLKAHMGFCKNDKIVLYLGHCSPSRGLDDLIASFHIIKKETPKAKLLLVVTPTSYLGYIQKIIRKYNLTDRVKIVARWVYNPEHYFWLSDVVVVPYRFKDSLRIPFVLLEAMASGKPIVATDVACSSFSFKNEVDGLVVKAGRRDDLASAILKFLLDDSLAKICGFNAQTKVKSLDWEVVVEKIENIYREVTNKNVEKRKNC; the protein is encoded by the coding sequence ATGAAGATTGGAGTCTTGACTTCTGGTTTTCATCCGGACAGATTAGATGCGCGTAATCGTTCAGTTTGGGAGATAAACTCGAGACTAAAAAAAAGAGGGCATGAAGTAACAATAATAACTGACACATATGTACCATCATACGAAAGATTGGGGGTCAAAGTATATGGATTGGCTTCAAAATCATCATTTGGTTTCTTCTCCGATGCCCAAAATATTGTCAGAAATTTAAACTTGGATTTATGCCACTTTTATGGAAGCTTATCAGGAGCAATATTGTTTTCTCATTTCTTCCACGATTTTAGTGGAACTGCTATCGTAGGCATTTATGACAATCCTTTGACAATTAATGACATGTTCAATCTAACAACGCAAGACCTGTGCTGGAGCTCTCTAAGCACACTGCATTCCCTGCTTAATTCTGCAATTCCTTCATATCTTGTTAGCATTCATCTGAGAAAAATTGAAAAAATAATACTTCTTGGAGATGACAAAAGGGTTGATTCAAAACTTCTCACAAAGAAGACCACAATAGTTCCGCATGGGGTTGATTATTATAAATTCGCTCAATACAACCTCAAATATGCAGAAAGTTTAAAAGCTCATATGGGTTTCTGCAAAAACGACAAGATAGTTTTGTACCTTGGGCATTGTTCACCAAGCAGGGGATTGGACGATTTAATTGCTTCATTCCACATAATCAAAAAAGAGACCCCAAAAGCAAAACTGTTACTAGTAGTTACTCCCACATCTTATTTGGGGTACATTCAAAAAATTATCAGAAAATATAATCTTACAGATAGGGTAAAAATTGTAGCGCGATGGGTTTACAATCCTGAGCATTACTTTTGGCTTTCAGATGTTGTTGTTGTCCCTTATAGATTCAAGGACTCCCTCAGAATACCATTTGTTCTATTAGAGGCTATGGCATCTGGCAAGCCCATTGTCGCCACTGATGTTGCTTGCTCAAGCTTTAGTTTCAAAAATGAGGTGGATGGTTTAGTAGTTAAGGCCGGGCGAAGGGACGATCTTGCCTCGGCCATACTAAAATTTCTTCTAGACGATTCGCTCGCAAAAATATGTGGATTCAACGCCCAAACAAAAGTCAAGTCGCTCGATTGGGAAGTTGTAGTAGAAAAAATCGAAAACATATACAGAGAGGTGACTAACAAAAACGTTGAAAAAAGAAAAAATTGTTAG
- a CDS encoding class I SAM-dependent methyltransferase, with the protein MKKEKIVRATFDNNASIYEQKTFKETIGLRYLGWIERSFISSEIPSYIKTVLDVGTGTGRNIEIIIRRCAFVYGVDISRGMLTMAKRRKIQNSFFVIADAKHLPFPSEIFDCVVCIRVLKYIPEWRKTIKEISRVLKPKGKLILTFPNILSVQFISSLRELYSTFRPWEVVSTLIGCGFVIMKIRPETILPFPLYKRIRDKTFLRIIIELERVFQAVIPKYLLSRTILISCIKCGKLSVPTF; encoded by the coding sequence TTGAAAAAAGAAAAAATTGTTAGAGCGACATTTGATAACAATGCATCGATTTATGAACAAAAAACGTTTAAAGAGACCATCGGCCTACGCTATTTAGGTTGGATTGAGAGAAGCTTCATCTCTTCAGAGATACCATCATACATCAAAACTGTTTTGGATGTTGGAACGGGAACAGGGAGAAATATTGAGATAATAATCCGCCGGTGCGCCTTTGTTTATGGAGTTGACATATCACGCGGGATGTTAACCATGGCTAAAAGGAGAAAAATTCAGAATAGTTTCTTCGTAATAGCTGACGCTAAGCACCTTCCATTTCCATCCGAGATTTTTGATTGTGTTGTTTGTATTCGTGTACTCAAATATATTCCAGAATGGAGGAAAACAATAAAAGAAATTTCACGAGTACTAAAACCGAAAGGAAAATTAATTCTGACATTCCCTAACATTCTATCCGTCCAGTTCATAAGCTCCTTAAGAGAGCTATATTCAACTTTTAGACCTTGGGAAGTTGTGTCCACACTTATAGGCTGCGGTTTTGTCATAATGAAGATAAGGCCGGAGACTATTCTTCCATTCCCATTGTATAAAAGGATAAGGGACAAAACCTTTCTCAGAATCATTATAGAATTAGAACGTGTCTTTCAGGCAGTTATTCCTAAATATCTCCTAAGTAGAACAATTCTAATTTCATGCATAAAATGTGGTAAGTTATCCGTCCCAACATTCTAA
- a CDS encoding glycosyltransferase: MNIAIISPGYAVGGTYTTARDLFEGLRSEGFNAKILKLEAKNVFKLYEEWRVLPNLRKCDVVIFTGSNFWWNPLFIRSKKALFIHGFVTDEFLQSVMQFSLSGMAGRLPLIAYWKALKFSRIWDFFIFRSETSWERNGRPKDYVILPQFILPDDIKLYSHLQASNASSDLIRITTYTSFVNSPRLLSMEMLVMLAGKIGNLSERRIEFCIVSPIRYRYSPLENLESKNLDIRILPTMPRREFLKLLSSSDLFIERCTDEEIGISSIEAGLIGTPVAKITHTKYFSRQDYSDKEIILAKSPSELCMKISKYIININALKKQYANRMREFLVTKRSWDAVKSALLEKLN, translated from the coding sequence ATGAATATAGCTATAATATCGCCTGGTTATGCGGTAGGTGGAACCTATACAACTGCACGGGATCTTTTTGAAGGTCTCAGATCAGAGGGGTTTAATGCAAAAATATTGAAATTAGAGGCAAAGAATGTTTTCAAATTATATGAGGAATGGAGGGTTCTTCCCAATCTTAGAAAATGTGATGTAGTAATATTTACTGGATCAAATTTTTGGTGGAACCCGTTATTCATAAGATCGAAAAAGGCATTATTTATTCATGGCTTTGTAACGGATGAATTTCTGCAATCAGTTATGCAGTTCAGTCTAAGCGGAATGGCGGGGCGGTTACCACTTATAGCATACTGGAAGGCTTTAAAGTTCTCAAGAATATGGGATTTCTTCATTTTCCGATCTGAGACTTCTTGGGAAAGAAATGGGCGACCAAAAGACTACGTGATTCTGCCCCAATTTATTCTACCAGATGACATAAAATTATATTCGCATTTACAAGCCTCAAATGCATCGAGCGATCTAATTAGGATAACGACTTATACTTCCTTCGTAAACTCACCTCGTCTGCTGAGCATGGAAATGCTAGTAATGCTAGCTGGAAAAATTGGAAATCTTTCCGAAAGAAGGATTGAATTTTGCATAGTTAGCCCTATCCGATATAGATATTCCCCTCTAGAGAACCTTGAATCAAAAAATTTAGACATAAGAATATTACCAACAATGCCTAGAAGAGAATTCCTTAAACTTCTCTCATCCTCGGACCTGTTTATAGAAAGGTGTACCGATGAAGAGATCGGAATATCCTCTATTGAAGCGGGACTAATCGGGACACCCGTCGCTAAGATAACCCATACTAAATATTTTAGTAGGCAAGACTATTCCGATAAGGAGATCATTCTAGCAAAGTCTCCGAGTGAATTATGCATGAAGATCTCAAAATACATTATAAACATAAATGCATTGAAGAAACAGTATGCCAATCGGATGAGAGAATTTCTAGTAACTAAGCGGAGCTGGGACGCGGTCAAATCTGCACTACTCGAAAAGCTTAACTGA
- a CDS encoding glycosyltransferase — MSQASIILCIYNEPLNLISECIESLLNQENISYEIVIVDSSSSPYFKKFSLPSKVQYIYAPLEGLSAARNRGVRRAKNDIIAFIDADCIADKQWLYQLCFPFEIDEKIAICGGKVIPIWPRKPPFFSKSNYAKFAISTLSLGETPRTIGENEMIVGANFAVKRRIIGSSDPFYTKLGRRDSKLLSGEETMLCQNVRRRGYKIFYTPKAIVYHKISPQKLTFKWMAERVFWGGVTRSVVGRKLLMSGKEIGGKGMTIYDILYVALFSIPYMLGYSYGRMKDLFDVRKNDV, encoded by the coding sequence ATGTCTCAAGCCTCTATAATCCTCTGCATATATAATGAACCCCTGAACTTGATCAGTGAGTGCATTGAAAGTCTCTTGAACCAGGAAAATATTAGTTATGAAATTGTAATCGTGGACAGCTCGTCCTCGCCCTATTTTAAGAAATTTAGTCTCCCAAGCAAGGTACAATACATCTATGCGCCGTTAGAAGGGTTATCAGCAGCAAGGAATCGAGGAGTAAGAAGGGCAAAAAATGACATTATAGCATTTATAGATGCAGATTGTATTGCAGATAAGCAATGGCTCTATCAATTATGTTTTCCTTTTGAAATAGATGAAAAAATCGCTATCTGCGGCGGAAAGGTTATTCCAATATGGCCGAGAAAACCGCCTTTCTTCTCGAAGTCGAATTATGCAAAATTTGCTATATCAACTCTTTCTCTTGGAGAAACTCCTAGGACCATTGGTGAAAATGAAATGATAGTTGGAGCCAATTTCGCCGTAAAGAGACGTATAATTGGAAGTTCTGACCCATTCTATACCAAGTTAGGTAGGAGGGATTCAAAATTATTGAGCGGTGAGGAAACAATGTTATGCCAGAATGTCAGGAGAAGGGGGTATAAAATTTTCTATACGCCTAAGGCAATTGTATACCACAAAATCAGCCCTCAAAAGTTGACATTTAAGTGGATGGCTGAGAGGGTTTTCTGGGGAGGTGTAACACGTTCAGTTGTAGGTAGAAAATTATTAATGTCGGGAAAAGAAATCGGAGGGAAGGGAATGACAATATACGATATCTTATATGTGGCGTTATTCTCTATACCCTACATGCTAGGCTATTCTTATGGGAGGATGAAAGATTTATTTGATGTAAGAAAGAATGATGTGTGA
- a CDS encoding glycosyltransferase family 4 protein, with translation MRIIHVAPGITESGIGVHVRELTEALSRRGIETRIYTVGSIETGKLFIPSDPKGRITLGNLEILEFFGINPPTFGGILPEISNPFPHPIFVKRLSEEEGIIHIHGNEYFITIVAALLSNIGRKPYVLSVHNVGKAFTDYSSIRFLRKVLNLSLFKYAIKHADAVIAPTDEAANYVRKFQPRRVEKIRLAIDFRRFSGLRERNGGYVLYLGRLDPVKEVDLLIDAAPLVLERTDINFVIAGDGIERARLESLAVERGVEDKIRFLGKVRYANVPKVLSGAAVFYAGRGSGYTLLESAAARRPIVCIEDEWSIYTIGGKSNALFVPKDRRRLAEAILSILESPELAHSLIEGAYSFVLKNASWDCVIEDYIRLYKSLE, from the coding sequence TTGAGAATTATACATGTAGCTCCTGGCATAACGGAATCAGGTATTGGGGTTCATGTTAGGGAATTAACCGAGGCATTATCCAGGAGAGGTATTGAGACGAGGATATATACTGTCGGGAGTATTGAAACAGGTAAGCTTTTTATTCCCTCTGATCCTAAAGGAAGGATAACACTGGGAAACCTGGAAATTTTAGAATTTTTTGGGATTAATCCCCCGACATTTGGCGGCATTCTTCCAGAAATATCTAACCCTTTTCCACATCCAATCTTTGTCAAGAGGTTGTCAGAAGAAGAAGGCATTATTCACATTCATGGTAATGAATATTTCATCACAATTGTGGCTGCACTACTGTCCAATATAGGAAGGAAACCATATGTCCTTTCAGTCCATAATGTAGGAAAAGCCTTTACAGATTATTCTTCCATCCGATTCTTAAGGAAGGTTTTGAACTTAAGCCTTTTTAAATATGCGATTAAACATGCGGATGCTGTAATTGCACCGACGGATGAAGCTGCTAATTATGTAAGAAAATTTCAACCTAGAAGGGTTGAAAAAATTAGGTTGGCGATTGATTTTAGGAGATTTTCAGGTCTTAGAGAGCGTAATGGTGGATACGTCCTTTACTTGGGAAGACTTGATCCTGTCAAAGAAGTTGATCTGCTCATCGATGCAGCTCCGCTAGTACTTGAAAGAACCGACATTAACTTTGTTATAGCAGGAGATGGTATTGAAAGAGCAAGGCTGGAATCCCTGGCAGTAGAGAGAGGAGTGGAAGATAAGATTCGTTTCCTGGGGAAGGTTAGATATGCTAATGTTCCGAAGGTTCTGTCCGGCGCCGCGGTCTTTTATGCGGGAAGAGGCAGCGGTTACACGCTGTTGGAGTCAGCGGCGGCTAGAAGACCCATCGTATGTATTGAGGATGAGTGGAGCATTTATACTATCGGCGGAAAAAGCAACGCTCTTTTCGTTCCAAAAGATAGGAGACGCCTAGCTGAGGCAATACTCTCGATACTTGAAAGTCCTGAATTAGCACACTCTCTCATTGAAGGGGCCTACAGTTTTGTCTTGAAGAATGCATCTTGGGATTGCGTAATCGAGGATTACATAAGACTCTATAAAAGTTTGGAATAG
- a CDS encoding glycosyltransferase family 2 protein translates to MSSAQEKPIISVIMPAYNEEERLEECFERVYEALKRYGKPFEIILEEDGSSDMTPQIIDKLAKSHSNVKALHFPRRMGKGFGVRRCFEEARGEFIVLIDSDLEYPPEKIPDMLDAIDGNDIIVGSRKIWINRNNGNIKLIRAYLSRIYGFFIKHMFGVRFEDLQTGFKAFRRNVIEAIQPLTSNGFEIDSEILIKAARRGFRIGYIPVTYNYKGNSKVSIYRDPVKMFFSLLKWKLNGKVLALH, encoded by the coding sequence ATGAGTAGCGCCCAAGAGAAGCCTATCATTTCGGTGATTATGCCGGCCTATAATGAGGAGGAGCGGCTTGAGGAATGCTTTGAGAGGGTTTATGAGGCCCTAAAACGGTATGGTAAGCCATTCGAGATAATCTTGGAGGAGGATGGAAGCAGCGACATGACGCCTCAGATCATAGACAAGCTTGCTAAAAGCCATAGCAATGTTAAGGCATTACACTTCCCGAGGAGGATGGGGAAGGGCTTCGGCGTGAGGAGATGCTTCGAGGAGGCGAGAGGGGAATTTATAGTGCTCATCGACTCTGATCTCGAGTATCCTCCAGAGAAGATCCCAGATATGCTTGATGCGATAGATGGGAATGATATTATAGTAGGTTCAAGAAAGATTTGGATAAACAGGAATAATGGCAACATAAAGCTTATTAGAGCATATTTAAGCCGCATCTACGGCTTCTTCATCAAACATATGTTTGGCGTCAGATTTGAAGATCTCCAGACAGGCTTCAAGGCCTTCAGACGGAATGTAATCGAAGCAATTCAACCCTTAACCTCCAATGGCTTCGAGATAGACAGCGAGATACTCATAAAGGCCGCAAGAAGAGGCTTCAGAATAGGCTACATCCCTGTAACCTATAACTACAAAGGAAACTCAAAGGTAAGCATATACAGAGATCCAGTTAAAATGTTCTTCTCACTCCTAAAATGGAAACTGAACGGAAAGGTATTAGCATTGCACTAA